A stretch of Myroides oncorhynchi DNA encodes these proteins:
- a CDS encoding FtsW/RodA/SpoVE family cell cycle protein, translated as MKKLVANLYGDKHIWTVIFLLALFSFVPVYSASTNLVYTIGTGKSTFSYLFKHFTHLSIGFILLYIVHRLEYRYFRSISILAMPVAIVLLFFTLIQGKTIGGANASRWLDFGFIQIQPSAIAAIVLLGYVAQYLVSIQDKKVEFWPSALKLWLPVLVVVGLIFPANFSTAALIFLMVGILVFVGKYPFKYLAAIFGAGILLVTLFVFAAKTLPEGTMPNRVDTWISRIDRFANADEGGKDLYQVDNAKIAIASGGIVGKGPGKSIQKNFLPQSSSDFIYAIIVEEYGLLGGLSVLFLYLYLFFRFLIAAHKAPTLFGKLLVTGLGFYFIFQALINMGVAVSLLPTTGQTLPLISSGGTSIWMTCISLGVILSVTKKEQEIQRQELERQIEEERMQTELAKQEELRQSQEILN; from the coding sequence ATGAAAAAGTTAGTTGCAAATTTATATGGAGATAAACATATATGGACAGTAATATTTTTGCTGGCCTTATTTTCGTTTGTACCTGTGTATAGCGCTAGTACTAACTTAGTTTATACAATAGGTACTGGAAAGTCAACTTTTTCGTATCTGTTTAAGCATTTTACTCATTTATCAATTGGTTTTATACTGCTGTATATCGTACATAGATTAGAGTATCGCTATTTTAGATCTATATCTATTTTGGCGATGCCTGTGGCTATAGTTCTGTTGTTTTTTACTTTAATACAAGGTAAAACAATTGGAGGAGCTAACGCAAGTAGATGGTTAGATTTTGGCTTTATCCAGATTCAACCATCAGCTATTGCAGCTATAGTATTGTTAGGATATGTAGCCCAATATCTTGTAAGTATACAAGATAAGAAAGTTGAGTTTTGGCCTTCAGCATTAAAGTTATGGCTACCTGTTTTGGTTGTAGTGGGATTGATTTTTCCTGCCAATTTTTCAACAGCAGCTTTGATTTTTTTAATGGTAGGTATATTAGTATTTGTGGGTAAGTATCCTTTTAAATATTTGGCAGCTATTTTTGGTGCAGGTATATTATTAGTTACATTATTTGTATTCGCTGCAAAAACGTTACCAGAAGGTACAATGCCAAATCGTGTTGATACATGGATTAGTCGTATAGATAGATTTGCAAATGCAGATGAGGGAGGAAAGGACTTATATCAAGTAGATAATGCTAAGATAGCTATAGCTTCAGGTGGAATAGTTGGTAAAGGACCTGGAAAAAGCATACAAAAGAATTTTTTACCACAATCATCCTCTGACTTTATTTATGCGATAATTGTTGAGGAATATGGTTTGTTAGGTGGGCTATCTGTTCTTTTTTTGTATTTATATTTATTTTTTAGATTTTTAATAGCAGCACATAAAGCACCTACGTTGTTTGGAAAGTTATTAGTTACAGGATTGGGGTTCTATTTTATTTTTCAAGCCTTAATTAATATGGGGGTTGCAGTTTCATTATTGCCCACAACAGGACAGACTTTGCCTTTAATAAGTAGTGGAGGGACATCAATTTGGATGACTTGTATCTCACTAGGTGTGATTTTAAGTGTTACTAAAAAAGAACAGGAAATACAGAGACAAGAATTAGAGAGACAAATTGAGGAAGAGAGGATGCAGACTGAATTGGCAAAACAAGAGGAGCTCAGACAAAGTCAGGAAATATTAAATTAG
- the murD gene encoding UDP-N-acetylmuramoyl-L-alanine--D-glutamate ligase yields the protein MKVIVLGAGESGVGTAVLAKTKGYDVFVSDFGLISDKYKAILNEFDIRWEEDKHTEEEILSGNIVVKSPGIPDKVAIIQKVLAADIDVISEIEFAYTFNTEPSVAITGSNGKTTTTMLTYHLLSKGGLNVGIGGNIGESYAKQVAVNPEKCFVLELSSFQLDGIRKYRPHIAVITNISPDHLDRYDYKYENYINAKFRITMNQTSDDYLIYDYDDVEIQRWLTNNKTAAKKVPFSISKKLEYGAYLEGQNIVVAMDKETIVLPISELGIEGKHNVKNAMAATAVAQLKRIRKQSIRESLSDFQGAEHRLEKVAKVENVQYINDSKATNINATFFALESMKTPTVWIVGGVDKGNDYDELMPLVREKVKSIICLGVDNSKIKTAYESVVDTLIEVQSMVDAVKMAQRLAESGDTVLLSPACASFDLFKNYEDRGLQFKEEVNNL from the coding sequence ATGAAAGTGATAGTATTAGGAGCAGGAGAGAGTGGTGTAGGAACAGCTGTCTTAGCCAAGACCAAAGGGTACGATGTATTTGTATCAGATTTTGGATTGATTAGCGATAAGTATAAAGCTATTCTTAACGAGTTTGATATTCGTTGGGAAGAGGATAAACATACAGAAGAAGAGATATTAAGTGGAAATATAGTAGTGAAAAGCCCTGGGATACCAGATAAAGTAGCTATTATTCAAAAGGTATTAGCAGCTGATATTGACGTAATATCTGAGATAGAGTTTGCTTATACTTTTAATACAGAACCATCTGTTGCTATAACAGGTAGTAATGGTAAAACTACAACGACGATGCTAACTTATCATTTATTGAGTAAGGGAGGTTTAAACGTCGGAATTGGTGGAAATATTGGAGAAAGCTATGCTAAACAAGTAGCTGTAAACCCTGAAAAATGTTTTGTGTTAGAATTGAGCAGTTTTCAGTTGGATGGTATTCGTAAATACCGTCCTCATATAGCCGTTATTACTAATATTAGTCCAGATCACTTAGACAGATATGATTATAAGTATGAAAATTATATCAATGCTAAGTTTAGAATTACGATGAATCAAACATCAGATGATTATCTTATTTATGATTATGACGATGTAGAGATTCAACGTTGGTTAACTAATAATAAAACTGCGGCTAAGAAAGTTCCATTTTCTATTTCTAAGAAATTAGAGTACGGTGCTTATTTAGAAGGGCAAAATATTGTAGTAGCGATGGATAAAGAGACTATTGTTTTACCAATCAGTGAGCTTGGGATTGAAGGAAAGCACAATGTTAAAAATGCGATGGCAGCAACTGCTGTTGCTCAATTAAAGAGGATTAGAAAACAGAGTATAAGAGAAAGTTTATCTGATTTTCAAGGTGCAGAACATCGATTAGAAAAAGTGGCGAAAGTTGAGAACGTTCAATATATTAATGATTCTAAAGCAACGAATATCAATGCTACTTTTTTTGCATTAGAAAGTATGAAAACTCCAACAGTGTGGATTGTAGGGGGGGTAGATAAAGGGAATGACTATGATGAGTTAATGCCTCTTGTTAGAGAGAAAGTAAAGAGTATTATTTGTTTAGGAGTGGATAACTCTAAGATCAAGACTGCTTATGAAAGTGTTGTTGATACATTGATTGAGGTACAAAGTATGGTAGATGCTGTAAAGATGGCTCAACGTCTAGCAGAGAGTGGGGATACGGTATTGCTGTCTCCAGCATGTGCGAGTTTTGATTTGTTTAAAAATTATGAGGATAGAGGACTTCAGTTTAAGGAAGAAGTAAATAATCTATAA
- the mraY gene encoding phospho-N-acetylmuramoyl-pentapeptide-transferase, producing the protein MLYNLFEYLDEYFKIPGAGMFHYITFRSGMAMIFSLLISIIYGKKIIKFLHKLQIGETVRELGLEGQKEKSGTPTMGGIIIIVATLIPVLLFAKLNNTYVLLLLLTTVWMGAIGFLDDYLKMKKKDKEGLKGRFKVIGQVGLGLIVGSVLYFSPSVTVREMPANRVLVEEVASRYDVKSTATTIPFLKDNEFDYSILISWLGEGAEKYTWLIFIPIVIFIVTAVSNGANLTDGIDGLAAGTSAISTFVLGIFAFISGNVVLSGYLNIMYIPHSGEMTVFIASFMGALIGFLWYNTYPAQVFMGDTGSLTIGGIIAVLAIAVRKELIIPVLCGVFLAENLSVVLQVGYFKYTKKRYGEGRRIFLMSPLHHHFQKKGYHESKIVTRFWIIGILLGIFCIVSLKIR; encoded by the coding sequence ATGTTATATAATTTATTTGAATACTTAGATGAATATTTTAAAATTCCAGGCGCGGGAATGTTTCACTACATTACGTTTCGCTCTGGTATGGCAATGATTTTTTCGTTGTTGATATCAATCATCTATGGTAAGAAAATTATTAAGTTTTTACATAAGTTGCAAATAGGTGAAACCGTTCGTGAGCTTGGATTAGAAGGGCAAAAAGAGAAGTCTGGTACACCTACGATGGGAGGGATTATAATTATAGTAGCTACTTTAATTCCGGTATTATTATTTGCTAAACTAAATAATACTTATGTCTTGCTTTTATTGCTAACTACAGTATGGATGGGAGCGATAGGATTTTTAGATGATTATCTAAAAATGAAAAAGAAGGATAAAGAAGGATTAAAAGGGAGATTTAAAGTAATAGGGCAAGTAGGTTTAGGGTTGATCGTGGGATCAGTACTTTATTTTAGTCCAAGTGTGACGGTACGTGAAATGCCAGCAAACCGTGTTCTAGTAGAAGAAGTTGCAAGCCGATATGATGTCAAGTCAACAGCGACAACTATTCCTTTTTTAAAAGACAATGAGTTTGATTATTCAATTTTGATTAGTTGGCTTGGTGAAGGTGCAGAGAAATATACTTGGTTGATATTTATACCTATTGTGATATTCATTGTTACAGCAGTATCGAATGGAGCTAACCTTACAGATGGTATTGATGGACTGGCCGCCGGTACTTCTGCAATCTCAACATTTGTGTTGGGAATTTTTGCGTTTATTTCAGGGAATGTTGTTTTGTCAGGTTATTTGAATATTATGTATATCCCACATTCAGGTGAGATGACCGTCTTTATAGCTTCCTTTATGGGAGCGTTGATTGGATTCTTGTGGTATAATACTTATCCTGCTCAAGTGTTTATGGGGGATACAGGAAGTTTAACTATAGGAGGAATTATAGCTGTATTAGCTATCGCAGTGCGTAAAGAGTTAATTATACCTGTGTTATGTGGTGTTTTTTTAGCAGAGAACCTATCTGTTGTTCTTCAAGTAGGATATTTTAAATATACTAAGAAAAGATATGGTGAAGGTAGAAGGATATTTTTAATGTCTCCTCTTCATCATCACTTTCAGAAAAAAGGATATCATGAGAGTAAAATTGTGACTCGCTTCTGGATTATAGGAATATTGTTAGGAATATTCTGTATTGTTTCTTTAAAGATTAGATAG
- a CDS encoding UDP-N-acetylmuramoyl-L-alanyl-D-glutamate--2,6-diaminopimelate ligase, translating into MKKLNELLQSAKMNSVIGGDLDLTIGKIAFDSREVSSDTLFVAISGTVVDGHDYISQAIKDGAKAVVCEKMPEELAKGVTYILVEDSNKTLAVVASNFYDNPSSKLKLVGVTGTNGKTTIATLLYTLFKNLGYQAGLLSTVIIKVGDVDYNATHTTPDSLTINHYLNEMVEAGCEYCFMEVSSHGIVQMRTHSLDFDGGIFTNLTHDHLDYHKTFAEYRNAKKMFFDQLNSNAFAITNVDDKNGLIMTQNTKATIKTYALKNVADYKAEVLESQFSGMLMKINQREIWVQLIGLFNASNLLAVYGAAVQLGVSEEQALIEVSKLTSVAGRFQYVVSSKKVTAIVDYAHTPDALKNVIETINSIRTYNEQLITVVGCGGNRDKTKRPEMAQIASELSNKVIFTSDNPRFEEPSVILEEMEAGVEPQNTMKTIVVEDRKQAIKLACQQVLPGDIILIAGKGHETYQEIKGVRNHFNDLEIVTEFLEQ; encoded by the coding sequence GTGAAAAAGTTAAACGAGTTATTACAATCAGCAAAGATGAATTCTGTTATAGGGGGTGATTTAGACCTTACTATAGGGAAGATTGCATTTGATTCACGTGAGGTTTCAAGTGACACTTTATTTGTTGCTATTTCAGGTACAGTAGTTGATGGTCATGATTATATAAGTCAGGCGATTAAAGACGGAGCAAAAGCAGTTGTCTGCGAGAAGATGCCAGAAGAATTAGCAAAAGGTGTTACATATATATTAGTAGAAGATAGTAATAAAACTCTTGCTGTAGTAGCTAGTAACTTTTATGACAATCCGTCTTCAAAGTTAAAGTTAGTAGGAGTAACAGGTACAAATGGGAAAACTACTATTGCTACCTTATTATATACTTTGTTTAAAAACTTGGGTTATCAAGCAGGATTATTATCTACGGTGATAATCAAAGTTGGAGATGTAGATTATAATGCAACACACACAACGCCTGACTCATTAACTATAAATCATTATTTAAATGAGATGGTGGAGGCTGGATGTGAATATTGTTTTATGGAAGTGAGTTCTCATGGTATCGTACAGATGCGTACACATAGCCTTGATTTTGATGGTGGTATATTTACTAATTTGACGCATGATCACTTAGATTACCACAAGACTTTTGCAGAATATAGAAATGCAAAGAAAATGTTCTTTGATCAATTAAATAGTAATGCGTTTGCGATTACTAATGTGGATGATAAGAATGGATTAATAATGACTCAGAATACAAAAGCAACTATTAAGACTTATGCTCTTAAGAATGTAGCTGATTATAAAGCAGAGGTATTAGAAAGTCAATTCTCAGGGATGTTAATGAAGATTAATCAACGTGAGATTTGGGTGCAACTAATAGGTTTGTTCAATGCATCTAATTTATTAGCAGTCTATGGTGCTGCAGTACAATTAGGAGTGAGTGAAGAACAAGCACTAATAGAAGTTAGTAAATTAACAAGTGTAGCTGGAAGATTCCAGTATGTAGTGTCTTCTAAGAAAGTTACTGCGATAGTTGATTATGCACATACACCTGATGCTCTTAAGAATGTAATAGAGACTATTAATTCTATCCGTACCTATAATGAGCAGTTGATTACTGTAGTGGGGTGTGGAGGAAATAGAGATAAAACAAAGAGACCTGAAATGGCACAGATAGCATCTGAGCTTAGTAACAAGGTTATATTTACTTCTGACAACCCTAGATTCGAAGAACCAAGTGTTATTCTTGAAGAAATGGAAGCTGGAGTAGAACCTCAAAATACTATGAAAACAATAGTGGTAGAGGATCGTAAGCAGGCGATAAAGCTAGCTTGTCAACAGGTGTTACCTGGTGATATTATTTTAATCGCTGGTAAAGGACATGAGACTTACCAAGAGATTAAAGGTGTTAGAAATCATTTTAATGATTTAGAGATTGTAACTGAATTTTTAGAACAATAG
- a CDS encoding penicillin-binding protein gives MALNNKNIYVNIYLISAMVLLFAGGIIYRLIQIQGVEGKELRAKAQDKTRVKIEDIPANRGNVYSSDGSLLATSVPVFEIRFDGVAPSEKDFYGNVKPLSDSLGAMFNKPSSYYENMLRKARKNGSRYVFIAKDLSYTQYVRVKNFPLLKRGPYKGGLISLQKTIRQHPIGRIAQRTIGYERKNEDNTFSRVGIEGAFTSYLSGVDGRRKMQSLGKDQWKPINDENEIEPIDGQDVVSTIDVYIQDIAHHALLKQLEYYSADHGCVVVMEVETGAIRAISNLGRSESGNYYETINYAIGEKHEPGSTFKLASLLALLEKGKSDTARVYDTNEGVVKFYNARVRDSKWGGYGKISLARGIEVSSNTVITQAVNEGFKEKPSEFTNYLGTLWLDRSLDLPIKGGGVPYMPKPGKKGWSGLALPWMAFGYGVSITPLHTLTLYNAVANNGVMVKPMFVSEVKEFNKTVVKFEPEVINSQIASPEVISQVQAVLANVVTKGTGRKLSSPNFSMAGKTGTAQVNYGKGKGKDMYYSSSFAGYFPIDNPKYSCIVIIHKPDRTKSYYGADVSGPVFKRIAQKIYTDVPTTTSLSNIDEVPSDVRSSYKDYYDKVNADLEVMPDVRGMYAMDAVPLLENLGLKVEIKGIGKIKNQSIIAGQKIFRNQKVVLELS, from the coding sequence ATGGCGCTAAATAATAAAAATATTTATGTGAATATATATCTTATCTCTGCGATGGTTTTATTGTTTGCAGGAGGAATTATTTATCGCTTGATTCAAATTCAAGGGGTAGAGGGAAAAGAATTGAGAGCAAAAGCTCAAGACAAAACCAGAGTTAAGATAGAAGATATTCCTGCTAATAGAGGGAATGTGTATTCGTCAGATGGAAGTTTATTAGCAACTTCTGTTCCGGTCTTTGAAATTCGTTTTGATGGTGTAGCTCCAAGTGAGAAAGATTTTTATGGGAATGTAAAACCATTATCTGATTCATTGGGAGCGATGTTTAATAAGCCTTCTAGCTATTATGAGAATATGCTTAGAAAGGCTAGAAAGAATGGTAGTAGATATGTGTTTATAGCAAAAGATTTAAGTTATACGCAATATGTACGAGTTAAAAATTTTCCATTGCTTAAAAGAGGTCCTTATAAAGGAGGACTGATTTCTTTGCAGAAAACAATACGACAACACCCAATAGGTAGAATTGCTCAACGTACGATAGGATATGAGAGAAAGAATGAGGATAACACATTCTCAAGGGTAGGTATAGAGGGGGCATTTACTTCTTATTTAAGTGGAGTAGATGGACGTCGTAAGATGCAGAGTTTAGGTAAGGATCAGTGGAAGCCTATTAATGATGAAAATGAGATAGAACCTATAGATGGTCAAGATGTCGTCTCTACTATAGATGTTTATATTCAAGATATAGCGCACCATGCTTTATTAAAACAGTTAGAGTATTATAGTGCAGATCATGGATGTGTGGTAGTAATGGAGGTAGAGACTGGTGCTATAAGAGCTATTTCTAATTTAGGGAGATCTGAAAGCGGTAATTACTATGAGACGATTAATTATGCAATCGGTGAAAAGCACGAACCAGGATCTACATTTAAGTTGGCATCATTATTAGCACTATTAGAGAAAGGTAAAAGTGATACTGCTAGAGTATATGATACTAACGAAGGAGTAGTTAAGTTTTATAATGCTCGAGTTCGTGATTCTAAATGGGGAGGATATGGTAAGATTTCTTTAGCAAGGGGAATAGAAGTTTCTTCTAATACAGTGATAACGCAAGCGGTAAATGAAGGATTTAAAGAAAAACCAAGTGAGTTTACTAATTATTTAGGAACGTTGTGGTTAGATAGATCTTTAGATTTACCTATTAAAGGAGGAGGAGTACCTTATATGCCAAAACCAGGAAAGAAAGGTTGGAGTGGATTAGCGTTACCTTGGATGGCTTTTGGTTATGGAGTTTCGATAACGCCGTTACATACCTTGACGCTGTATAATGCGGTAGCTAATAATGGAGTAATGGTAAAACCCATGTTCGTGTCAGAAGTAAAAGAGTTTAATAAAACGGTGGTTAAGTTTGAACCTGAGGTTATTAATTCTCAAATAGCATCACCTGAAGTTATAAGCCAAGTGCAAGCAGTACTTGCAAATGTTGTGACAAAAGGGACGGGAAGAAAATTGAGCTCTCCTAATTTTTCTATGGCAGGGAAAACAGGTACTGCTCAGGTAAATTATGGAAAAGGTAAGGGAAAGGATATGTATTATTCATCTTCTTTTGCAGGATATTTTCCTATAGATAATCCTAAGTATTCATGTATAGTTATTATACATAAACCAGATAGAACGAAGAGTTATTATGGGGCGGATGTTTCTGGACCAGTGTTTAAACGTATTGCACAGAAGATTTATACAGATGTGCCTACGACGACTAGTTTAAGTAATATAGATGAAGTGCCATCAGATGTACGTAGTAGTTATAAAGATTATTATGATAAGGTAAATGCAGACCTTGAAGTGATGCCTGATGTAAGGGGAATGTATGCGATGGATGCTGTCCCTTTATTAGAAAACTTAGGTTTAAAGGTAGAAATTAAAGGTATAGGTAAGATAAAGAACCAGTCTATAATAGCTGGTCAAAAAATATTTAGAAATCAAAAAGTAGTATTAGAACTATCGTGA
- a CDS encoding FtsL-like putative cell division protein, protein MKNKVNSPGDIIKAKILVNENSAKTWAFIIYIIILSLLLIGNTQSYEAKVFKIAKLTHEVKMLRAEFVDTRSELMELKMESTITKNLEEDGILPSETPATKIKVTEEIKTESIWDKLWR, encoded by the coding sequence ATGAAAAATAAAGTAAATAGTCCAGGTGATATAATTAAGGCTAAGATTCTCGTTAATGAGAACTCAGCTAAGACTTGGGCATTTATTATTTATATAATTATTTTGAGTTTATTGTTGATTGGTAATACACAGTCTTATGAGGCAAAAGTATTTAAGATTGCGAAGTTAACTCATGAAGTAAAGATGCTGCGGGCAGAATTCGTTGATACTAGATCTGAGTTAATGGAACTGAAGATGGAGTCTACTATTACTAAGAATCTTGAGGAGGATGGAATTCTTCCTTCAGAGACGCCAGCAACAAAGATTAAAGTAACAGAAGAAATAAAAACAGAAAGTATTTGGGATAAGTTATGGCGCTAA
- the rsmH gene encoding 16S rRNA (cytosine(1402)-N(4))-methyltransferase RsmH — MSKEEYGYHRPVLLTESIDGLITDPNGIYVDVTFGGGGHSKEILSRLGSEGKLFAFDQDEDALANAIDDPRFTLINQNFRYLKRYLRFYGVNEVDGVLGDLGVSSHQFDVPERGFSTRFDGELDMRMSQAGDISAYNVVNEYAEADLRNMFYMYGELKNAGSLANAIVKARTEEPIKNTDELKLVLARFLPAHKSAKILAQIYQAIRIEVNQEMDVLKEMLMQSLEVLKPEGRLSIISYHSLEDRLVKRFMKNGMFEGEPEKDFYGRFEVPMKQLGKLIIPTDEELAVNNRARSAKLRIAEKK, encoded by the coding sequence ATGAGTAAAGAAGAATACGGATATCACAGACCCGTTTTGTTGACGGAAAGTATTGATGGATTAATAACGGATCCAAATGGAATATATGTAGATGTTACTTTCGGTGGAGGGGGACACTCAAAGGAGATACTTAGTCGACTAGGTAGTGAGGGGAAACTGTTCGCTTTTGATCAAGATGAAGATGCGTTGGCAAATGCTATTGATGACCCAAGGTTTACTTTGATAAATCAAAATTTTAGATATTTAAAACGCTATTTGCGTTTTTATGGAGTAAATGAAGTGGATGGTGTGTTAGGAGACTTAGGTGTTTCGTCACATCAGTTTGATGTTCCAGAGAGAGGATTCTCTACTCGTTTTGATGGAGAGTTAGATATGAGGATGAGTCAAGCAGGTGATATATCCGCATATAATGTCGTAAATGAGTACGCTGAAGCTGATTTGAGAAACATGTTTTACATGTATGGTGAATTAAAGAATGCTGGTTCTCTTGCTAATGCAATAGTGAAAGCAAGAACTGAAGAGCCAATAAAGAATACGGATGAATTGAAATTAGTGTTGGCAAGATTCTTACCAGCTCACAAAAGTGCTAAGATTTTGGCGCAAATTTATCAAGCGATTCGCATTGAGGTGAACCAAGAGATGGATGTGTTAAAAGAAATGTTGATGCAGAGTCTTGAGGTATTAAAGCCAGAGGGACGATTAAGTATTATATCATATCATTCACTAGAAGATCGCTTAGTAAAGCGATTTATGAAGAATGGTATGTTTGAAGGAGAGCCTGAGAAAGATTTCTATGGAAGATTTGAAGTTCCAATGAAACAATTAGGTAAGTTGATAATACCAACTGATGAGGAACTTGCGGTAAATAATAGAGCACGTTCTGCAAAATTGAGAATTGCTGAGAAAAAATGA
- the mraZ gene encoding division/cell wall cluster transcriptional repressor MraZ, protein MAIIGTYECKIDAKGRVLVPASLKKQLPAMSDGFVLKRSVFECCLELWPMAEWNRMMEKIGRLNPFDKKNDAFIRRFMAGVKNVEIDDAGRLLIAKDLIDFAKVSKDIVFSSKVNIMEIWDKKLYEATLDGEDFDFGELAQDVMSNINFDE, encoded by the coding sequence ATGGCAATAATTGGGACATACGAATGTAAAATAGACGCTAAAGGAAGGGTGTTGGTTCCTGCTTCTCTAAAGAAGCAGTTGCCTGCTATGTCTGATGGTTTTGTTTTAAAGCGTTCAGTGTTTGAATGTTGCTTGGAGTTATGGCCTATGGCGGAGTGGAATAGAATGATGGAGAAGATAGGACGGTTAAATCCTTTTGATAAAAAAAATGACGCATTTATTCGACGTTTCATGGCAGGGGTTAAAAATGTAGAGATTGATGATGCAGGACGTCTTTTGATAGCAAAAGATTTAATTGATTTTGCTAAGGTTAGTAAGGATATTGTTTTTTCGTCTAAGGTGAATATAATGGAAATATGGGATAAGAAGTTGTATGAGGCTACATTGGATGGAGAAGATTTTGATTTTGGTGAGTTGGCTCAAGACGTAATGAGTAATATTAATTTTGATGAGTAA
- a CDS encoding alpha/beta fold hydrolase → MERTLKEDGKFRFVEIGEGTPIVILHGLMGGLSNFDGVTNFFPKEGYKVVLPELPLYTNSILKTNVKAFAKFVKDFIDKRGYKKVILLGNSLGGHIALYFSKLYPEYLHAMILTGSSGLYESAMGDSYPKRGDYEYIKKKAEDVFYHPEIATKELVDEVFATVNDRMKVIKTITIAKSAIRHNMSKDLPKIQVPTCLIWGRNDKVTPPEVAIEFHELLPDSDLYWIEECGHAAMMEHPDQFNVLLNDWFIKRNIK, encoded by the coding sequence ATGGAGCGAACTTTAAAAGAAGATGGTAAATTCCGTTTTGTTGAAATTGGTGAAGGAACACCAATTGTCATCCTACACGGATTAATGGGAGGTCTGAGCAATTTTGATGGTGTTACGAACTTTTTCCCAAAAGAAGGTTACAAAGTAGTTCTTCCAGAACTTCCGCTTTACACTAACAGTATTTTAAAAACTAATGTAAAGGCTTTCGCTAAATTTGTAAAAGATTTTATAGACAAAAGAGGATATAAAAAAGTTATTCTGCTAGGTAATTCACTTGGTGGACACATTGCGCTATATTTTTCTAAATTATATCCAGAATACCTTCATGCTATGATTTTGACAGGAAGCTCTGGTCTGTATGAAAGTGCTATGGGGGATAGTTATCCTAAAAGAGGTGACTATGAATATATCAAGAAAAAAGCAGAAGATGTTTTTTATCATCCTGAAATAGCTACAAAAGAACTTGTTGATGAAGTATTCGCTACTGTTAACGATCGTATGAAAGTTATAAAAACTATTACTATCGCAAAAAGCGCTATTAGACATAACATGTCTAAAGACTTACCTAAAATACAAGTCCCAACTTGTTTAATATGGGGTAGAAATGACAAAGTAACTCCACCTGAAGTTGCTATAGAATTTCATGAATTACTACCTGATTCTGACCTTTACTGGATCGAAGAATGTGGACATGCTGCTATGATGGAACACCCTGATCAGTTTAATGTATTATTAAACGATTGGTTTATTAAAAGAAATATCAAATAA
- the yihA gene encoding ribosome biogenesis GTP-binding protein YihA/YsxC, translated as MKINTAEFIVSNSDAKLCPNEPIPEYAFIGRSNVGKSSLINMLTNQKNLAKTSSRPGKTQLINHFKINSNWYLVDLPGYGYAKVSKKTKAVFQKFITDYFEKREQLVSAFVLVDIRHEAQKIDLEFMQYLGETEVPFSIIFTKADKVGKQKVNGLIADYRKKMLADNWEEMPPCFITSAEGKIGRDEVLDYIEEINVEMFKNQNFI; from the coding sequence ATGAAAATAAATACAGCTGAATTTATTGTTAGTAACTCTGACGCTAAGTTGTGTCCTAATGAACCTATCCCTGAATACGCATTCATCGGTAGATCTAATGTAGGTAAGTCTTCTTTAATCAATATGCTTACTAACCAAAAGAACTTAGCAAAGACTTCTTCTAGACCAGGTAAAACACAACTAATAAACCACTTTAAGATTAATTCTAATTGGTACTTAGTCGATTTACCAGGATATGGATATGCTAAAGTATCAAAGAAAACGAAAGCTGTATTCCAAAAGTTTATTACTGACTACTTTGAGAAAAGAGAACAACTAGTAAGTGCCTTTGTACTTGTAGATATAAGACACGAAGCTCAGAAGATTGACTTAGAATTTATGCAATACTTAGGTGAAACAGAAGTTCCATTCTCTATCATCTTTACTAAAGCGGATAAAGTAGGTAAACAAAAAGTCAATGGGCTAATCGCTGACTATAGAAAAAAGATGTTAGCTGATAATTGGGAGGAAATGCCACCTTGCTTTATCACATCTGCTGAAGGTAAGATAGGAAGAGACGAGGTACTAGATTACATTGAAGAAATCAATGTGGAGATGTTCAAAAATCAAAACTTTATATAA